One genomic window of Struthio camelus isolate bStrCam1 chromosome 1, bStrCam1.hap1, whole genome shotgun sequence includes the following:
- the SSPN gene encoding LOW QUALITY PROTEIN: sarcospan (The sequence of the model RefSeq protein was modified relative to this genomic sequence to represent the inferred CDS: deleted 4 bases in 2 codons) yields MWHFDLRTIRSKRFPYLFALLDSNTGNNPASTKRSCAVGGGGAGWGEKLARPWARPRQELGPASMGRKEKRAPRGDTSRGNRSQAGQAAPGQETSGSAATRKEEEGARGDPKTGRAEETPACCGCRFPLLLALLQLALGTAVAVLGFLAAGVSSSLLVRDTPHWAGIIVCVVSLVGFVMLCISYQPDEKTCVQFTVKLMYFLLSALGLVVCVLAVAFAAHHYLQMTQFTCDTVLESCQCKVDTADPLGRTFVYQDAADCGSVTSTLHLYLLLQMVLNVIAAIVCLAACFVMWKHRYQVFYVGVRFYPLTATEGQQQKV; encoded by the exons ATGTGGCATTTCGAC CTCCGGACAATCCGCTCCAAACGTTTTCCATATTTGTTC GCCCTCCTCGATTCCAATACCGGGAACAACCCAGCCAGCACAAAGCGAAGCTGCGcggtgggcggcggcggggcggggtggggtgaAAAACTCGCGCGGCCCTGGGCGCGCCCACGCCAAGAGCTCGGCCCGGCCAGcatggggagaaaggagaagcGAGCCCCGCGCGGCGACACCTCCCGCGGCAACCGGAGCCAGGCGGGGCAGGCAGCCCCGGGCCAGGAGACCAGCGGCTCGGCGGCGAcgcggaaggaggaggagggagcccgggGGGACCCCAAAACGGGCCGGGCGGAGGaaacccccgcctgctgcggctGCCGCTTCCCGCTGCTGCTCGCCCTGCTGCAGCTGGCGCTGGGCACGGCCGTGGCGGTGCTGGGCTTCCTCGCGGCGGGCGTCAGCTCTTCCCTGCTAGTCAGAGACACTCCACATTGGGCTGGCATAATT GTCTGCGTGGTGTCCTTAGTCGGATTTGTTATGCTTTGTATTTCATACCAACCTGATGAGAAGACATGTGTGCAGTTCACAGTAAAG CTGATGTATTTTCTGCTGAGTGCCCTGGGTCTGGTTGTCTGTGTTCTGGCGGTGGCTTTTGCTGCACACCATTATTTGCAGATGACGCAGTTTACGTGCGATACCGTCCTCGAGTCTTGCCAGTGCAAAGTGGACACGGCGGACCCCCTGGGCAGGACCTTCGTTTACCAGGACGCGGCTGACTGCGGCAGTGTCACCAGCACGCTCCACCTGTACTTACTTCTGCAGATGGTTCTCAACGTGATCGCAGCCATCGTGTGCCTGGCGGCGTGCTTTGTCATGTGGAAGCACAGATACCAGGTTTTTTATGTGGGCGTTCGGTTCTACCCATTAACGGCTACCGAAGGCCAGCAGCAGAAAGTATAg